ttccatTCAAATACCCGACAACTGCTGAACCATGCTGACACACAGTCCTTGTCTTAGCCACCACTCTCTCGCTTTACTACTGTAATTGGCTGGGAAACTCATGTTTTCCCAAACGTGCAATCTTAAAGAGTCCTGCAGGTACTCTAACTCTTGTGGGTTGCCACCACTCGCCAAAGGTTAGGCTATTTGTCCATATTAGTGTGCTGCTAGCTCTAACTCACTCACTGGACCGGAGGCGAAGCTTGGTTAGCGGCTACATAGCTTCAGGGCTAAGGCGGGGCTACAGGTTAGGTGTCCCTAAGAAACATGTATCTAACAGTAGTTAAgcattacattaattaatttgcatgaaagttttatttatttttatactgtgtttTCTCCGTGTAAATTCATCTATCAAACCAAGACACCCgtactgttttggttcattaCAAATACGTGTACTGTTCCACCCCTAATACCTACACTCTGTTTATGGTATATGGGCACTGGAGGTGTtaaatttaattataaaaaactGTTCAGACTTCTTCAAACTTATTACGTAAATTATTATTTGGTTCATAAAGTAATGTATCCCTTCTTAAAAGTATTGTGTGAAGAGAACTTGTTGGGTTGACAAACCTAAGCTTTGCTCCTGTGTTAAATTGGGGAAAAACcataaaagtcaaaaatacCAGTTCATTACAATGCGTATGTTCCCAAGCTCCTGCGGGCAGCCTTGATAAAGCATCTCCCTTACACGTGACAAACAAGCTGGCTTTTGGTCTTACCCTTCCGATCAAGAAATTGAAACTGATGCAGGTGTTTCATCTCCTATTTGCAACAGTCATTCACAACTATTGAAAGTGGTTTGTTATTTCCTGAGTAATGCAAagcttttagaaagaaaagagaagctactgaatagggctgcacgattatggccaaaatgataatcacgattattttgatcaatgttGAGATCACGAataattatcatgattatttgttgatttgaaccgaaacacattttattgtcacTTAAAGCAGTTATTATTTGCCTAAAGGCTATTTATAAAGGTTGAATGGCGATACATGACATATACCTCtatattattttacaatgtgGGATAAATGTTTAGTTTAAGGTAGGGCTGCaagattatggccaaaatgataatcacgattattttgatcaatattgtgatcacgattaattatcacaagAATTTGTTGAgtttaaccaaaacatattttaatgtcaCGTAGGCTACTTATAATTGCTTTTGCATCCATATTATGCAACATTCTTCTTATGctgacatacagctgcaacacatttaaatgaaaattaactatctgaaataaatagcgtaggatatactgtatatatttttttatgtatctctgagaaagctccttcacttgttttccacaataactgattaaaagagatagggagagagggggagtgcgatggacggATCACAGAGTGATGGCTAACTCATTAttaatgggtccagcacgggttgagAGGCAGGTCGATGAAGTTACACACGTGTGTATGAAATAGCTGTAtcgtcactgtgctgcatttttatgaactatgatattctgacCATGGGTCATacctctcgcccaggtccagcaggctccttCTCACACAATACtactctacgaactgaagtttgttgcattcaataacttcttctgtgtttttcgctgTGGCGGCTGCAacagcagagttaccagcggaaacactggtacaaatacaagTTTGCCTCTCATGCATAACAATAGACGGCTGTGTtaacaacaattaaaactggacaaatgtcagaggTGTGGACCGGTGCCGCTGTGTGGCGTGGCTGCGCGGCAactaaggagagagagagtaaaggagagatccaacacaggcacggctttacagaactaatgggtcatgtaacgcaaaatcaAACCATATCGATAttaacaacattgctttgttttgtggagatgcagcggatgcgaggacattaggtgcaccggtgcgacctagaggaaaaatataactcgcgccctagagccctTTGAGCTAAAAGACACTAGCACTGGTTACTgctgtttgaaaaacaacacagacagaaattagaaatattgtatttactaCTAAACTGGTAAACCTACCTGGTAGACCCACGTATAACTgactatctgttgaattttcatCACGTTACTTTAtactctgtgactgtctacatctacaaactaagctgcacggtgcaGGAAACAACTCTGACAGCACATGAttagacagtggtttacggagcgttAGATTAGCTTTGCAAAATCAAAACGGAGCGCTCTGTGTACagaatgacgcatttaaaatattgctcgaTCACACAAATTTGATTGTGTGAAGCCAAAATTGGGATTGTGAATCAaatgcgattaattgtgcagccccaCTACTGCCCCAATATCTTCCTCTAACAGAGGTGTGTAGAACAACTAAAGAGCCGTATTACAAAACTCAAGAACCAACGCAATCCTTCCTGTCAATGTGTACTCTTCCACATGCTCTCACAGTAGGATTTCTCAGTTACTTTTAGATTACATCAGTTCATACTAGGATTAACTATCTGGCCGATTAACTACCAGACCGTAGTGTGCTTTAGCCCAGCCTCTCAAATCTCCCAcgcttttctttgtcacaggTCACATAACCTACATTTGAAAATACGATACTGTGAACCCTGCTGCCTGCATGTATAAATAATGTACAGATACTGCATGTCTCATCAAAATACATAAACTATATACAAGAGAGTATAACAATGGTCTTGTTTGGCACCCTTCATACAGGGCCAGGGGCctcaatctgagttttctgaatattaatattaatctgTCTGCTTGTAATTGTGTTCactgttttgtggttttaaatgtCAGTGTCACACTTACTTGGCCCTTTCGAtatggcttttcttttttatgtcccTTCCTTATTTAATGATGTAAATAATTGTGTTTGCAGCTAAACAACTGATTAGGACCCTCCTTAAGACTGAGCCGACGCAAAGGATGACCATCACAGACTTCATGAATCATCCATGGATCAATGTAAGCACATGCactattgtgtattttttagctCACTTCCGTACCGTCTTTTCAACTTAATTGCTCTGGCTGACATTTCCTTCTCCCTACAGCAATCGATGGAGGTTCCCCAGACCCCACTTCATACCAGCCGGGTCCTAAAGGAGGAGAAGGACGCATGGGAGGATGTCAAGGTTCgttgtctttctttttgcatcattttggCATCATTTTTGCAAGTTTAGCTTccaaagaaaaatagaaaaagacacACTCTCTGTGTGTAACGTATGCTacattaaatagaaaaaaattctTTATCTGCAAGACTTTTTACCTGCTACCCACTCTAAATGTTTGATTTATAAAAGAATCCTTCCAGTTATATCAGAAAATACCTGTGGTTAGACTAATAAACTACAATGTTTACTCCATACTGGTTGGTTACTTCATTTACTGTTTCTTAGTGGTATTTAGTCTAAAAAGCACAATGTTgtggttagctcagttggtagagccgGCGCACATACTTATATAGAGGTTAGGGCTGCAGAATTAATccaattttaatcacgatcgtGATTTTGACTCCCCgcaatcaaatttgcgtgattgagcgattatttttttagcgcgtcatttcatagaacgcagagtttttttgcaaagcgcatctaccgctctgtaaacAACTTCCTGCTCATcagccagtcagttgttccccgcatcgcgcagcttagtttctagatagAGACAATCACACTGGACAGTGTAAcatgaggaaaattcaacagatgcagtcggttatacgtcggtctcaaggtttagcagtttaccagtaaacgcaacattttgttgttgtaatttttcaGGAGGAAATGACCAGTGCCTTGGCAACAATGAGGGTTGACTATGAGCAAATCAAGATCAAGACCATTGAGGACTCGACCAATCCACTGCTAACGAAACGGAGGAAGAAAGCCAGTAACCCCATGCAGGACCCACAGCCTGCTGCCCACTGAAAGATGCATGCGtgcacatacagacacaggTTGTAAAAAGGAAGCAATAATTTGTCGACACACGAGTCGCGTTGCAtggatttttttcagtgttttatttttcatggcAAATGTTTTGTaggagtgtttgtttttattactctaCCATTTTAACAAACCCACCACTCTGCTCTGCCAGAGAGGACGTTGACCTGTGTTTTTACACCAGTGAAGAGATTATGAATTatagaaaaggagagaagagggaatTGGTGAGCTATCTCTCCTCTCTCAAATATCAGGTTGTGTACTCAGAGGGGCTTGGATGTTGAAATAGGACATAAAGCCTTAGCATTAGCGGTAGTTCTCTTTCACCCAGCAGCCCTGTTCTAACTCTAGGCCCCAACCTGTGAATGTTAAATCAAATGGCTAAATCCCAAAAATGAAAGCAAGGGAAGGTTTCTTTTTCGTACATGCAAAGTaagcaaatgtattttgaacTGACAAGTGGAATGTAAGGACTCTGTCCCTGACTGTTGGAATTAGCTGGAAATAGGTACCCATCTCTGGGACTTAAAGTGGGCCAGGTTCTGTCAGGTTCAGTTTGTCTTTATGAATGTTAAACGGAGGCCTATGCACTCACAAAGGCTGTGTGCCATTCTGACGGAGCACCTCACAAAGGCCCCTCTCTCCTACCTTAATCTACGCTTGTTTTTCAGGTACATAGTTTATAGGGCAGAGATGGACGCCACGTTTAAGACAAGAAACTGGCTCAACCTTTCTCCCACATGTAGCTCATTGGAGAGTGGGTGCCAACTGatactgtattttttcatgaattttATGAACATATTAGCATAGGCCTTGCTGAGTGTTGCTAAAGCAGCAGATTACTTTTAACCGCTACCTACCATTTGGTTCAGGCTTTTACTAATGTAATGCTTCCCAATTTATACCATTGCCAGATTATATTTCAGGTTAATGCTATGCAGATGTGTTTGTCAGCTTGAAGTACTGCTAGGGACTTTTCATTATTGTTGATTTCTGTTTGCAAATGTGTTGGAGAGATGTTGTGCAACAATaggcagtgtttgtgtgttatgtaaGCAGTAGCACACACTCTGTGGAATACGCAATTCAGACAGACCGGGCAAGCTTCAGAGGTCTCTCTGAAAGATATCTTAGTTACTGTTGGTTGCACTAGCTCAACTGTCAGGAGGCTCAGTGGGACTAATCTGGTGCAGTGCCAGTGTTCTCCCAACACTTCTCCTCATACACTTCCTGTAGGATTAATAGGAAGCAGTCAGTACTTTAGAGCTGCTCCTCATCTTAGAGCAGAATCTTTGACAATACCACCAGCAAGCTGTCATCACACGTAGACGGGGGTGTGATTCCCGGATTTCTCTTCAAcgttcttgttcttgttcttgtctGGTTGCGTCTTCAACGCAACCAGACACTTCCAGCTCACTTGGGATCATGGGAAATTGTGTTAATTTTGGTCCACTTCAGTTTGTAAAATCACATCACCTGTCACATTGCACCTACAAATCTCACTGTAAAAATGTTCATTGAATGTTTATCAATGttccttctgttttgtttttgtccttctcAATACCTTTTTTGTAGTGAAAACACAGATATGTCTCCTTACCCCCCCCCGTCATTAAGTCTGTTCAATGCTCCCCCTGCCATACTTTTGTCTGCTTCAGCTTTGGAttaaaaaacacctaaaacacAAACCTGCTCTCTTATCTCCATTTCTGCGTACAAAATAACTATGGTAGTGTACAATGGATggataaaatgagaaaaaaagagaaaagagaaccATAAGGTGTTTGTCTAGttgttacatgtttgtttgGGGTTTATATTCAGTTGATCAATAACCTCTCAAATTTAAACATTATCTGTATTTGACATTTGCTTCAACATTGACAGAACCTTTCTCAAGTCTCCGACTATGACTCAGGTTGCCGGGTTGGCTTGGGATTTGTGGCTTTGACACGGGGTGCACAGACTCAACTCGTGACAAACTTGTATCATACTTGCTAGCATGAGTGACTCCTGGAATATACACATTTGCGTAGCAAAAGAGTGTGGTAGTATTGAGTCAACACAGACATTTGCCAACACTGGGGTATTTAGTGCAGCTTCCCGCTAACGCATAAGCTTATTTCTCTTCAGGTGCGAGGCAGCCGTAGGCACTCAGCTTCCAGCTTTGAGTGTGACGAAACCTAcagtcatctctctctctcaggtaaGTGAGAAAGGGGGTAAACGGGGCTTCAGGGGAGTTCCTCATGATAGTAGTCCTGTGGAGGTTCTACCCCCTTACCCCACCCATTACAGATCTCAGGACACCCAGCACGCTCTTCAGAAGGGGCGCATGGCACCCttctccattttgttttctgataGGTGGGAACAAAATAACGTCTATAATTCTCAAGTAATCACTAAGCCACCTTATCAACAGTTTAATATCAGAGGATGTCCATCATTTGTtcacaaatatgaaaacaagCATTACATAATTTATTCTAGGTGATAAACTCAAATGTGCCAGTACTGTgtacagacatttttaaaagtgtgggGGAAATATAAAGGATCGAGAGTTCTCAGTTAATGTGGTAAGACACGGCTCAGAGTTCTTTGAAGTGGCGTGCCATCCTGATTCTCACGTATCTTCAGACATGAGGGTGCTGATTGACCTGCCCGAGACAAGGTAGCAGTTAGAGGCCACACTGCCTCAACGCAAAACACCCACAGCTTGAACTGTAGCAAGGTTTATAGACATGATCAAATGGGAAGCGGTTTCACTTTTACATGCAACAGTGGCCAATCATTCACATATGCTGAGAAATCAGTTTTTACTGTCAGGGTATatgttgctggttgtattttttttttttttttttgtgtctttttcaagTGTAATGTATTGACATCTTTGATGAACAGACTGGTCATAATAGAAAGCGGATGTCACTTTGCACTAAGGCATCAGCAGCACATTTGGAACAATTTCATCTTGTACTTGACTCATCAGGTGTAAGCAGAAACCTCAAACATGAGCCTTCACgattcaaaatgaaaaacaacggATGTCTTTGACAACCTTTGCAATGTCTGCTGTTCTACTCATGGATGTTTTTAGTGGCACGTGTATGAATATTTCCAAAATGAACTTTTCTAAATCAAATGTGCCCACAAAAGTTGGAATAAACAAACCTTTTAGGTCACAAACTCTATGGAGACCGGAACttttttcatgttcatttttttaaagaaatcctataaacacacacacatatattactAAATGGCTGTATGGGAAATATTTGGTGGGGTGGGGGGctcagaggagagggagagttAAGCTGCCATCATGAGCTTGGAGGACCAATCGGCTTTAGAAAAGCCCTAACACCTTTCCAAAGTGGGAttagagagggaggagggggaggctGTGTACGAAGACTTCTGTAACTTTCTCAAAAGTGACCATGATTCACCGCCTCATCACGACGGGATTGGTCTCCTGTGCAGTGGTGAGACAGGAGCTAGGGTTAGAACTTCTCTCTAGagctctatttctttcttttttgacataaccaTTTCTATCCCTTTTCATGTGAACAACCTTATGAATGCCTTCTAGGGGAGACTATAAAAATGTGCTGCCTCATCCTTTTATTGAAACGTTAtcgtgtccccccccccccccccccccccccctctcactGACAGATGGCTTAAGGGAAAGAAATTATACATGGTGGGAGAGCAGATGAAGATGTTTCCGCTTTTACTCATTACACAGTTAgatttctttattcattttggAACGAACAATTAATCAGCTCTTTGTTAGCAATAGAACGTTGTCTGTTTTGTCTCTATTTTGCCATTTATTATTTTGGGTATTGGAGGAATATCGAGTCAGCGGAGCgtcaaaagaaataatttggAATGATGTGGAAGGCTTTTCTTAATAAGATTTAGCACCTCATCCCTGTATTTGTATACAGTCCCTAATAATGATTTGCTGAGGTTTTTTGAAGTAGGCgtaaaagttaaataatgaaAGGCAGTAGGATTTGAAACCAGGACtttcttgttgtgtttttttttttttttaaatatcttaactTTTGAGGTGAAAGTGGTGTGCCAAGGTAGAGCCATAtcataataaaagtaaaacaatttgaCCTTTTGATTATGATCCTTCAAAACAGTGATTCTGCATTTTGGATCAAAGTCCCTACGGTGTGGAGCCAGTAACGTATGGTCTCGATTTGTTTTCTCACGTTAACTTGAAACCATTGCTCtctgtacagacacacacacagtcattacATAACAGCCAGACATGAGCTAAACCAGCAGGTTAACAGCCATGctgttcaaaatgtaaacacagaTTTTAGGGAGACTAAAGTCTTAACCAACACTTTAAGaacttttaaaacaatgaacacaacactgattaCAGTGACTTTAAGGAaactattattaatattctCAAAATAAGATTGATCATGCTTTATCAGACAATTGTCATGAATGATATCTTTGCATAAGGCACTGTCATCGCTGGAGTGATACTATTCAGATCATTCTATGTTGACTAAGCAAGTGACAGATAAAACGTCTTAGAGTAGTTTCAGTTCAGGGGGCTGAGTCAAGTCAGGAATCTCATGTCACTTCACAGTCGATGCTCATATGTACATTCAAATGTTATTAGAGGGTTATCTTTTAGAACCCTTACTGTTCATATTTCATTGCTTAGCTGTAAATGTATAATGGTACAGCTGATGAATTCAACCCTGCAGTTACCCCCCCTGCCTGTCACTGTGATGATGTTGACATaataaaaattcaaaagatTTTTATGCAGGGCAGCTCTTTTTTACCGTGTGCTCCTTCTGTTTTattgtgcgtgcatgcgtgtgtgtgtgtgtgtgcatcaacTATGCAACTGCATATGCCGTGAGGGTGAGGCTGGCTAGTTACGGTAAGTTAAGTACAGCGCTGCTGCTGGTAAGTGTTGTATATGGGTCACGTTTGAGGTTAGTGCAGCAGCACGTTGAGTTTACGCTAAGTGGttccccacatttagacagcaGAACTGCAGGATGTGATGTTTTCAGCACTCTACCAATTACACATTCCTAATAAATGGCGCAGTAGCAGCTGCATTATCTTggggaaataaaatcaaaagagTAATTCATATCAAAAAGTCATTTATTAATCTACAACAATACAATATTGGTCatcataaataaaagaaaatgtatatgatacaaataaatatcACAGCTTCATTAGCAACAGTTTTAGTTGTAACTTCATATGTAGGACTCAATATGGTCTTGACACAGAAACTTGTCCTCAGGACAAAACCAGAAGTCTTTGGATGAGTAAGACATCGGATCATCAGGCTACAATATGTGGCAACACTAATACCACTGGAAATACTGTCTCATTCATTGCAAAAGAGTGTAAGCGTCAAggctgtcttttctttttcctgagATGAACAAGGTCACATTTTGTTTAGGGTCAGCGGGTCCTTAAACAACGGCTATTCTGTTTCTTTGCCGTTTAGAAGCCAGATATGTCTCAATGTAGTTAAACAGCAGATCGAGCTCGCTCATGGCCTTATATGGACCTTTACTCTGCATCTGTGGACAAACACATGGTTCTGTTAATAAGATTATCTGTTGAAATACAGGCAAACtatatttgaaaaacacaaatatttttacaattaatgataaaatgtcaacactCACCTGAGTGTAAGTAGAGTTGAGGTTTTTGATGTCAAACTGTTTCTTGCAGGAAAAGTAATGTCTCTATAGGAggaacaacataaaaaaagatgatgttACCACATGGGTTACCAACTTTCATTTGACAGTCAAGCCTAAATGCAGCCAATACCACCCACCACGCAGAAGTAGCAGCAAGCCATTCCTTCTATTACCCTTTTGTAAGAACTGGATGATGCACAGCAGTTATGCACGCTACTGCAGTTGAAGAATCGCTGACTAATGCAATATAATGACCTATCCCGTGAGCCCCTCTTCCCCTTTGTGTCATGGTCACCCATTTTCCTCAATAGTGCGGGGAATATTCGGTTGGTTTTAGGATGCAGTTCAAATCTAGAAGGAGGTTTCGATGGTTTCGCTGTGTCAGACTTGGGCTAGACCGGGTCAATCGCATGTAGACCTATCCCTGAAACTTATTCCGCACGTGTTTCATGAGCAACAATTCGCGCTTAGTCCACTACCAAATGGAACCTAGTAGGCTACAGTgcaatcagtaaaaaaaacatatttttaatcaaGGACTAGGGTTACTTCTATTGttgaaagtaaaaatattaaacTTGGAGGTCCATTTTAATTCTGTTCCTCACTAAATAGTCTAAATTCTGCTGCAAATTGCGCACTGAAtgctatatattatatattgtattcgATATATATTATCTAAAACTACATCCGAGCTTTTGGCACCGCGCGCTCCCGGTGCGTATTTACATCTATTTCTCTCAGTAGTAGTAACACGTGTGTCAGCTACTCACACATTTGGTGACGTCCCTCTTGAGGTCGTCGAAGATTTGATGTATGGACTCCATGTAAGGCTTTAAGTTATTGGTGTCCTCCGTCACTCCGGCCATGGCTGTGGGGAGAACCGTGCTCAGATAAAACTCCAGTATGCTGTTCATAGCGTGGCAGGCAAACGGACTCTAtaaggagaaggaaaaggagaaggaagCACCAAGGTGGTTATGCAATGTCGTTTAACTCTTTACTGGCGGGCACCGTGTTCGCATTGTCGAATAATTTCAggctttttgtattttctgattATACTTTAAAAGCAATGCATTTGTTAAGACTGTGAAGGAACTTCGTGTAGAGTTAAACAAAAAcggaacaaaaaaaaggaacttaCTTTAAAAGAGTCCTCGACGCTCTGG
The Etheostoma cragini isolate CJK2018 chromosome 4, CSU_Ecrag_1.0, whole genome shotgun sequence genome window above contains:
- the il10 gene encoding interleukin-10, whose product is MTPRSLLLSVLVLLAFFSTASCSPITCNNQCCRFVEGFPARLKKLREDYLQIRDFYEANDDLDTALLDQSVEDSFKSPFACHAMNSILEFYLSTVLPTAMAGVTEDTNNLKPYMESIHQIFDDLKRDVTKCRHYFSCKKQFDIKNLNSTYTQMQSKGPYKAMSELDLLFNYIETYLASKRQRNRIAVV